Part of the Candidatus Binataceae bacterium genome is shown below.
CCAAGGCCCAATCGATGCCCAACGACAATATCGACCGCGCCATCAAAAAGGGCACCGGCGAGCTGGGCGGAGCGCAATTGGAAGCGGTGGTGTACGAGGGCTACGGGCCGGGCGGAGTGGCGATTATTACTGAAGCTTTTACCGACAACCGCAATCGCACGGTGGCCGAGGTGCGCTCGATCTTTACCCGCCATGGTGGTGCCTTGGGCGAGGCCGGATGCGTGAGTTGGATGTTCAAGAAGCGCGGCACGCTGAGCGTGGAACGGCAGGCGGTGGACGAAGATCGGCTGATCGAGCTCAGTTTGGAGGCGGGCGCCGACGACGTCAGTATCGATGATCCCGAGGTTTATGAAATCACCACCAGCCCTGAGGCCTACACTAGCGTGCGCGAGGCGCTGGAGCGAGCCAACATCCCAATTGCCGACGGCGAAGTCGGGCTAGTGGCCGAGAACACGGTGCACGTCACCGGCCGCCACGCCGAGCAGGTGCTGAAGTTGTTGGAAGAGTTGGAAGACCATGACGACGTGCAGAGCGTGGCTTCCAACTTCGAGATGGACGCCGAGGAAATGGCGCAATTTTCCGCCGCTTAGGCGGCGGCGCAGCGGCGTACCGCTACGGAGCGGCGGGCAGCCTAACGCAGTCTGGGAGGGGCGGATGCGGGTGATCGGAGTGGATCCGGGCAGCGTGGTTACCGGTTATGGGTTGGTGCGGGGCGAGCAGGGGCGTTTGAGCTTCATTGCTGCAGGCGTCATTCGCAACTCGCCTTCCCTTGGGTATGGCGACAAGCTGCTCAACATTTATCAGCATCTATGCGCTTTGATTCGCAAGCATGCGCCTGACGCGATGAGTCTGGAGCGCAGCTTCGTGGCCAGCAACGTGCAAAGCGCGTTTCGCCTGGGTGAGGTCCGCGCTCTGGCGCTGCTGGCCGCTGCCAGTTGCGAGTTGCCGCTGTTCGAATACGCTCCCGCCCAGGTCAAGCTGGCGGTGGCCAGCCATGGCCGCGCCGATAAGGCCCAGGTCAAGTTCATGGTACGCCGCGCCCTGCAACTGGATGACGAGATGGCGCTGACCGACGATGCCGCCGATGCTCTCGCCCTGGCCATGTGTCATCTGGGGCGCACGCGCTGGGGTGCGTTGGCTACCAGCCGGCGGCG
Proteins encoded:
- a CDS encoding YebC/PmpR family DNA-binding transcriptional regulator; translation: KAQSMPNDNIDRAIKKGTGELGGAQLEAVVYEGYGPGGVAIITEAFTDNRNRTVAEVRSIFTRHGGALGEAGCVSWMFKKRGTLSVERQAVDEDRLIELSLEAGADDVSIDDPEVYEITTSPEAYTSVREALERANIPIADGEVGLVAENTVHVTGRHAEQVLKLLEELEDHDDVQSVASNFEMDAEEMAQFSAA
- the ruvC gene encoding crossover junction endodeoxyribonuclease RuvC; amino-acid sequence: MRVIGVDPGSVVTGYGLVRGEQGRLSFIAAGVIRNSPSLGYGDKLLNIYQHLCALIRKHAPDAMSLERSFVASNVQSAFRLGEVRALALLAAASCELPLFEYAPAQVKLAVASHGRADKAQVKFMVRRALQLDDEMALTDDAADALALAMCHLGRTRWGALATSRRRKPLRVELQ